The following proteins are co-located in the Pomacea canaliculata isolate SZHN2017 linkage group LG8, ASM307304v1, whole genome shotgun sequence genome:
- the LOC112571283 gene encoding maleylacetoacetate isomerase-like, with protein sequence MTDKVLLYSYWKSSCSSRVRIALALKGVDYEYVPVNLTKDGGEQFKEEYRKINPMSQVPAIFIDGVVLSQSVPIIEYLDETRPDPPLLPKDPKDRAKARMLVEVINSGIQPLQTSRILKVFGDKKEEWACSMISDAFVALEQTLQDTAGRYCVGNEVTIADIYLVPQVINAIRFGVDMSKYPTISKIKDALEVLPAFVTAHETRQPDTPDDQQAK encoded by the exons ATGACTGACAAG gttcTTCTATATTCTTACTGGAAGAGCTCCTGTTCTTCGAGAGTGCGAATAG caCTTGCTTTGAAAGGAGTGGACTATGAATATGTTCCTGTGAACTTGACCAAGGATGGAGGAGAACAG tttaaggAAGAGTACAGGAAAATCAACCCCATGTCCCAGGTTCCAGCAATTTTTATTGATGGAGTTGTACTCAGCCAGTCA gtTCCTATAATTGAGTATTTGGATGAGACCCGACCAGATCCCCCACTTTTGCCGAAAGATCCCAAAGATAGAGCAAAG GCTCGCATGTTGGTAGAAGTGATAAACTCTGGCATCCAGCCTCTTCAGACCTCCAGGATACTTAAGGTATTTGGTGACAAGAAAGAGGAATGGGCATGCTCCATGATATCAGACGCCTTTGTGG CTTTGGAGCAGACGCTGCAAGACACAGCAGGTCGCTATTGTGTTGGCAATGAAGTGACAATAGCAGACATATATCTTGTTCCACAAGTTATAAATGCAATCAG GTTTGGTGTGGACATGAGCAAATATCCAACAATAAGCAAAATTAAAGATGCCTTAGAGGTCTTGCCAGCCTTTGTGACTGCTCATGAAACAAGGCAGCCGGACACTCCAGACGATCagcaagcaaaataa
- the LOC112570315 gene encoding LOW QUALITY PROTEIN: RNA polymerase II-associated protein 1-like (The sequence of the model RefSeq protein was modified relative to this genomic sequence to represent the inferred CDS: deleted 1 base in 1 codon), translated as MDRPKRGEDENELLRFQQEFLASKDVPSVTIVNKADKRKPESQDRDVVKMDAMPALPASVGLEPAKKSRFRTDKDSRKCKSAASDSTTNLAYHSLTPDMDPEELMDKNDKGMAAVLTSIIERDTRNATFTFPSPTAKPFPPIMERSVTEQITFPQRRKQSLFASQFEQHGTTDFASEKEESKMEISESTGSRKPNNGQSSSSSCKVSSDVSSHIVDGRGLSASQAETEARSIHEENMSKLAKMSEEEILEEQKKLLQMLDPSLVEFLRSKSRKTVETKGEVESQTKSLPPRGKPKPPKQEPSKSEDLADMTSIERRQSWIHMDKVEYDKLEWMKDLPPPSADNAQTGLQARFDFSGRVVPADADLPVTMALHHHGDEPERAGYTLEELFQLARSSNVQQRTLALTTLGHIIQQEKAGTLIEYIQRPILPSILDGGVVFLIRMACDDSVPAVVVAAVFSLSALLCNPADEVASSGSYSAGYLADFDQSSSHSTRMAYEISRNTKLMNLITKEFLPTTWKPHDSEMAVSDPWGLPLPAAMRLMGSLCQAGRHIASSLVANHSLQEVLLRYLAVRAQDLHLSEKEAESLQRETFVTWRILLSYGLGSDIYLDLYTSLVNELRAVTSTLSNLDVYQLQDREVNLVSVFEIILPLAAIPPVKPCFNQEDGREMEVISTPVNWSHVEGVMPMIKVCTCKWLQHLADKYTLQKPCLQFPTACLNFMATYFAKYAAQATVNPLDQLQHIEEICSKSLFSFLKSFGFQTMLVSSVSTPILHLHQVKSAKKKLPTSGVIISHKDVISYLKKFSSASPNHLYANHFTKFENMMQYFLIKLSSLTPGHCQPLLHQLALDLTGRLQGGEEFIAHDLFSTVLFNADFIPEGKDEELTAASLAGMKISDAQVLKSATQEEVNTNNAQLLKESLSNLPEIRSQYFKTFAGMETSVASSRCRYQQLPHETRSLLTPPAGESIMPRDWAFMPLVHLYNHDSSKGSGTQTRLPSSFVTMTTCALQWIFILESLRNRALSDVSITLKISRIMCVFLVGNDLFLERSVYPFLASLFRVYATPHLLDKMNFEEDIPGISSFYDLYMVFLDQFEAVSFGDIVFGAYVMLPMQQKQSLMLRRAVWQERPHLLRTLRVPVQEMLIDISRYLTPDETDPQLVQLYTHALLSKSVLPTRTPALFLVAVHHTNRFLYYTQDTTNQPIRRRLWEQVLRCKDEELKRNIFYYKICNTEMKNSMELYAELPASRQKVLQEHQARVGP; from the exons ATGGATCGCCCAAAAAGAGGAGAAGATGAAAATGAACTTCTGAGATTTCAGCAGGAGTTCTTGGCCAGTAAGGATGTACCATCAGTCACTATCGTGAACAAAGCAGACAAACGCAAGCCAGAGAGTCAAGACAGAGATGTTGTTAAGATGGATG CCATGCCAGCATTGCCAGCATCTGTAGGTCTTGAACCAGCCAAGAAATCTCGCTTTAGAACAGACAAAGACAGCAGAAAGTGCAAGTCAGCAGCATCAGATTCTACTACAAATTTGGCATATCACTCACTTACCCCTGATATGGACCCAGAAGAGCTTATGGACA AAAATGACAAGGGGATGGCAGCTGTTCTGACAAGTATAATT gAAAGAGATACAAGAAATGCTACTTTTACATTCCCATCACCCACGGCAAAACCGTTTCCTCCAATCATGGAAAGAAGTGTTACAGAACaa ATTACCTTTCCccaaagaagaaagcaaagccTATTTGCCAGTCAGTTTGAGCAGCATGGCACAACAGACTTTGCAAGTGAAAAAGAGGAGAGTAAGATGGAAATTTCAGAAAGCACTGGTTCCAGAAAGCCAAACAATgggcaatcatcatcatcatcatgcaaaGTGTCTTCAG ATGTCTCATCTCACATTGTGGATGGCAGAGGCTTAAGCGCATCTCAGGCAGAAACAGAAGCACGCAGCATACATGAAGAAAATATGTCAAAACTAGCTAAAATGTCAGAAGAGGAGATTCTTGAAGAGCAGAAGAAATTGCTGCAAATGTTGG ACCCAAGTTTGGTGGAGTTTCTGAGatcaaaatcaagaaaaacagTTGAAACAAAAGGTGAAGTTGAATCACAGACAAAGTCCTTGCCCCCAAGAGGGAAACCAAAACCACCAAAACAGGAGCCATCCAAGTCTGAAG ATCTGGCAGACATGACTAGCATAGAAAGAAGACAGTCCTGGATTCACATGGATAAAGTGGAATATGACAAGCTTGAGTGGATGAAAGATCTGCCTCCTCCATCTGCTGACAATGCACAG aCAGGTTTGCAGGCAAGATTTGATTTCAGTGGCAGAGTGGTGCCTGCTGATGCTGATCTCCCTGTAACCATGGCTCTTCATCACCATGGAGATGAGCCtgag CGGGCAGGTTACACCTTAGAGGAGCTCTTTCAGCTGGCTCGCAGCTCCAATGTTCAGCAGAGGACCTTGGCCTTGACCACGCTGGGTCACATTATTCAACAG GAAAAGGCAGGGACTCTAATTGAATATATTCAGAGACCCATCCTGCCATCCATACTTGATGGTGGAGTGGTCTTCCTAATTCGCATGGCTTGCGATGACTCTGTGCCTGCTGTGGTGGTAGCGGCAGTGTTTAGTCTC AGCGCTCTTCTCTGTAATCCAGCAGATGAGGTGG CATCCTCAGGCTCCTACAGTGCTGGCTACCTTGCAGATTTTGACCAGAGTAGCTCCCACAGCACACGAATGGCCTATGAG ATTTCAAGAAACACCAAACTGATGAACTTAATCACAAAAGAGTTTCTTCCAACAACGTGGAAGCCACATG ATAGTGAGATGGCAGTTTCTGATCCCTGGGGTCTGCCCCTCCCTGCAGCCATGCGACTGATGGGCAGCTTGTGCCAAGCTGGTCGCCACATAGCCTCCAGCCTTGTGGCCAACCACTCTCTTCAGGAAGTGCTGCTACGATACTTGGCTGTCAGGGCCCA GGATCTACATctgtcagaaaaagaagcagagagCTTACAGAGGGAAACATTTGTTACATGGAGAATCCTCTTGTCCTATGGCCTTGGGTCTGATATCTACCT tgACTTGTACACATCCTTAGTCAATGAGTTAAGAGCAGTGACATCAACATTGTCAAACCTTGATGTGTACCAGCTACAAGACAGAGAAGTGAATTTGGTGTCAGTTTTTGAGATCATTTTACCGTTAGCAGCTATACCGCCTGTCAAGCCATGCTTTAATCAAGA AGATGGGAGAGAAATGGAAGTTATCTCCACACCTGTGAACTGGAGCCATGTGGAAGGTGTGATGCCAATGATCAAAGTGTGCACCTGCAAATGGCTGCAGCATCTTGCTGACAAGTACACATTACAG AAACCATGTCTTCAGTTTCCAACAGCATGCCTTAACTTCATGGCAACATATTTTGCTAAGTACGCTGCACAG GCAACAGTAAATCCCTTAGATCAGTTGCAGCACATTGAGGAAATTTGCTCGAAGagtcttttctcctttctcaaGTCATTTGGATTCCAGACCATGCTAGTTAGCTCAG TCAGTACTCCAATCTTGCATCTCCACCAAGTGAAAAGCGCCAAGAAAAAGCTTCCT ACTTCAGGTGTGATTATTAGTCACAAGGATGTCATCAGCTACTTAAAGAAGTTCTCTTCAGCTTCTCCAAACCACCTGTATGCCAATCATTTcacaaagtttgaaaacatgATGCAGTATTTCCTCATCAAGCTGTCATCATTAACA CCAGGACACTGTCAACCTCTTTTGCATCAACTAGCATTGGACTTGACCGGTCGACTCCAAGGAGGGGAGGAGTTTATTGCCCATGACTTGTTCTCCACCGTACTCTTTAACGCAGACTTTATACC AGAAGGCAAAGATGAAGAGCTGACTGCAGCATCATTGGCAGGAATGAAAATCTCTGATGCTCAGGTTCTCAAGAGTGCAACCCAAGAGGAGGTAAACACCAACAATGCCCAGCTGCTGAAAGAGAGTTTGTCAAATCTTCCAGAAATCAGAAGCCAGTACTTCAAAACCTTTGCTGGCATGGAGACAAGTGTCGCCAGCTCCag GTGTAGGTACCAGCAGCTTCCACATGAAACAAGGAGTCTTTTGACACCTCCTGCAGGGGAGAGCATAATGCCTAGAGACTGGGCCTTCATGCCTCTGGTGCATCTCTACAACCACGATTCTTCTAA aggTAGTGGCACCCAGACCAGACTTCCCTCATCATTTGTTACCATGACGACTTGTGCCCTGCAATGGATCTTTATTTTGGAATCACTAAGGAATCGAGCGCTGTCAGACGTGTCAATTACCCTCAAAATTTCTCGTATTATGTGTGTCTTCCTTGTGG GTAATGACCTGTTTCTGGAAAGATCAGTGTATCCATTCCTTGCTTCACTGTTTCGCGTCTACGCCACTCCCCACTTGCTGGACAAGATGAACTTTGAGGAAGACATTCCTGgcatttcatcattttatgaCCT TTACATGGTGTTTCTCGACCAATTTGAGGCAGTCTCCTTCGGCGACATTGTGTTTGGTGCATATGTAATGCTGCCGATGCAACAGAAACAAAGTCTCATGCTGCGCAGAGCTGTATGGCAGGAGAGGCCTCACCTGTTGAGAACACTTAGAGTTCCTGTGCAAGAG ATGCTGATCGACATCAGCCGCTACTTGACTCCAGACGAGACCGACCCACAGCTCGTGCAGCTGTACACCCACGCTCTCTTGTCCAAGTCGGTGCTGCCCACCCGCACCCCAGCTCTGTTCCTGGTGGCGGTGCACCACACCAATCGTTTCCTCTATTACACGCAAGACACCACGAACCAGCCGATCAGGCGGCGACTGTGGGAACAGGTTCTTAGATGTAAAGATGAG GAGCTGAAgaggaatatattttattacaagattTGCAACACCGAGATGAAGAACAGCATGGAGCTCTATGCTGAGCTACCGGCGTCCCGCCAGAAAGTTTTGCAGGAGCATCAGGCCAGAGTGGGGCCTTGA